The following proteins are co-located in the Ficedula albicollis isolate OC2 chromosome 27, FicAlb1.5, whole genome shotgun sequence genome:
- the PSMC5 gene encoding 26S protease regulatory subunit 8 isoform X1, with product MPAEKMALDGPEQMEMDDGKGGSGLRQYYLSKIEELQLIVNEKSQNLRRLQAQRNELNAKVRLLREELQLLQEQGSYVGEVVRAMDKKKVLVKVHPEGKFVVDVDKNIDINDVTPNCRVALRNDSYTLHKILPNKVDPLVSLMMVEKVPDSTYEMIGGLDKQIKEIKEVIELPVKHPELFEALGIAQPKGVLLYGPPGTGKTLLARAVAHHTDCTFIRVSGSELVQKFIGEGARMVRELFVMAREHAPSIIFMDEIDSIGSSRLEGGSGGDSEVQRTMLELLNQLDGFEATKNIKVIMATNRIDILDSALLRPGRIDRKIEFPPPNEEARLDILKIHSRKMNLTRGINLRKIAELMPGASGAEVKGVCTEAGMYALRERRVHVTQEDFEMAVAKVMQKDSEKNMSIKKLWK from the exons ATGCCGGCGGAGAAGATGGCGCTGGACGGGCCCGAGCAG ATGGAGATGGACGACGGGAAGGGCGGCTCGGGGCTCCGGCAGTATTACCTGTCCAAGATcgaggagctgcag ctcatTGTGAACGAGAAGAGCCAGAACCTGCGGCGGCTGCAGGCGCAGAGGAACGAGCTCAATGCCAAGG TGCGGCTGCTgcgggaggagctgcagctgctgcaggagcagggctcctaCGTGGGAGAGGTGGTGAGAGCCATGGACAAGAAGAAGGTGCTGGTCAAG gtGCACCCAGAGGGGAAGTTTGTGGTGGACGTGGACAAGAACATCGACATCAACGAC gtgaCCCCCAACTGCCGCGTGGCCCTGCGCAACGACAGCTACACCCTGCACAAGATCCTGCCCAACAAGGTGGACCCGCTGGTGTCCCTCATGATGGTGGAGAAGGTGCCAGACTCCACCTACGAGATGATCGGGGGCCTGGACAAGCAGATCAAGGAGATCAAGGAGGTCATCGAGCTGCCCGTGAAGCACCCGGAGCTCTTTGAGGCGCTGGGCATCGCCCAGCCCAAG GGGGTGCTGCTCTACGGCCCCCCCGGCACAGGGAAGAcgctgctggccagggctgtggCCCATCACACCGACTGCACCTTCATCCGCGTGTCCGGCTCCGAGCTGGTGCAGAAGTTCATCGGGGAAG GGGCCCGCATGGTGCGGGAGCTGTTTGTCATGGCCCGGGAACACGCGCCCTCCATCATCTTCATGGATGAGATCGACTCCATCGGctc gtCCCGCCTGGAGGGCGGCTCGGGCGGGGACAGCGAGGTGCAGCGCACCATGCTCGAGCTCCTCAACCAGCTCGACGGCTTCGAGGCCACCAAGAACATCAAG GTGATCATGGCCACCAACAGGATCGACATCCTGGACTCCGCCCTGCTGCGCCCCGGCCGCATCGACAGGAAAATCGAGTTTCCCCCTCCCAATGAGGAG gcccGCCTGGACATCCTCAAGATCCATTCCCGGAAGATGAATCTGACCCGGGGCATCAACCTGCGGAAAATCGCCGAGCTGATGCCGGGGGCCTCGGGGGCCGAGGTGAAG GGCGTGTGCACAGAGGCAGGGATGTATGCActgagggagaggagggtgCACGTCACACAGGAGGACTTTGAGATGGCCGTGGCCAAG GTGATGCAGAAGGACAGTGAGAAGAACATGTCTATCAAGAAGCTGTGGAAATAA
- the PSMC5 gene encoding proteasome (prosome, macropain) 26S subunit, ATPase, 5: protein MPAEKMALDGPEQMEMDDGKGGSGLRQYYLSKIEELQLIVNEKSQNLRRLQAQRNELNAKVRLLREELQLLQEQGSYVGEVVRAMDKKKVLVKVHPEGKFVVDVDKNIDINDVTPNCRVALRNDSYTLHKILPNKVDPLVSLMMVEKVPDSTYEMIGGLDKQIKEIKEVIELPVKHPELFEALGIAQPKGVLLYGPPGTGKTLLARAVAHHTDCTFIRVSGSELVQKFIGEGARMVRELFVMAREHAPSIIFMDEIDSIGSSRLEGGSGGDSEVQRTMLELLNQLDGFEATKNIKVIMATNRIDILDSALLRPGRIDRKIEFPPPNEEARLDILKIHSRKMNLTRGINLRKIAELMPGASGAEVKGVCTEAGMYALRERRVHVTQEDFEMAVAKVMQKDSEKNMSIKKLWK, encoded by the exons ATGCCGGCGGAGAAGATGGCGCTGGACGGGCCCGAGCAG ATGGAGATGGACGACGGGAAGGGCGGCTCGGGGCTCCGGCAGTATTACCTGTCCAAGATcgaggagctgcag ctcatTGTGAACGAGAAGAGCCAGAACCTGCGGCGGCTGCAGGCGCAGAGGAACGAGCTCAATGCCAAGG TGCGGCTGCTgcgggaggagctgcagctgctgcaggagcagggctcctaCGTGGGAGAGGTGGTGAGAGCCATGGACAAGAAGAAGGTGCTGGTCAAG gtGCACCCAGAGGGGAAGTTTGTGGTGGACGTGGACAAGAACATCGACATCAACGAC gtgaCCCCCAACTGCCGCGTGGCCCTGCGCAACGACAGCTACACCCTGCACAAGATCCTGCCCAACAAGGTGGACCCGCTGGTGTCCCTCATGATGGTGGAGAAGGTGCCAGACTCCACCTACGAGATGATCGGGGGCCTGGACAAGCAGATCAAGGAGATCAAGGAGGTCATCGAGCTGCCCGTGAAGCACCCGGAGCTCTTTGAGGCGCTGGGCATCGCCCAGCCCAAG GGGGTGCTGCTCTACGGCCCCCCCGGCACAGGGAAGAcgctgctggccagggctgtggCCCATCACACCGACTGCACCTTCATCCGCGTGTCCGGCTCCGAGCTGGTGCAGAAGTTCATCGGGGAAG GGGCCCGCATGGTGCGGGAGCTGTTTGTCATGGCCCGGGAACACGCGCCCTCCATCATCTTCATGGATGAGATCGACTCCATCGGc tcgtCCCGCCTGGAGGGCGGCTCGGGCGGGGACAGCGAGGTGCAGCGCACCATGCTCGAGCTCCTCAACCAGCTCGACGGCTTCGAGGCCACCAAGAACATCAAG GTGATCATGGCCACCAACAGGATCGACATCCTGGACTCCGCCCTGCTGCGCCCCGGCCGCATCGACAGGAAAATCGAGTTTCCCCCTCCCAATGAGGAG gcccGCCTGGACATCCTCAAGATCCATTCCCGGAAGATGAATCTGACCCGGGGCATCAACCTGCGGAAAATCGCCGAGCTGATGCCGGGGGCCTCGGGGGCCGAGGTGAAG GGCGTGTGCACAGAGGCAGGGATGTATGCActgagggagaggagggtgCACGTCACACAGGAGGACTTTGAGATGGCCGTGGCCAAG GTGATGCAGAAGGACAGTGAGAAGAACATGTCTATCAAGAAGCTGTGGAAATAA